The proteins below are encoded in one region of Clostridium estertheticum:
- a CDS encoding aldo/keto reductase, which translates to MLYRKFGKTNEMVSALGFGCMRLPILPGGDQSKIDEEKSIKLVRFAIDEGVNYIDTAYPYHGTGMGSGGASEPFVAKVLKDGYREKVKLATKLPSWLIKTREDMDKFLNEQLQRLETDSIDFYLVHGLNVKTWSVLKGLGISEFLDAAIKDGRIKYAGFSFHDKLPIFKEIVDYYDWSFCQIQYNYLDENFQAGTEGLEYASQRGLGITIMEPLRGGKLAANLPKEAINVFDKADVKRTPVDWALSWVWNHPEVSVILSGMNEMNQITENIKTASEVKVNSLTDEELKIVSKVKTVIEEKVKVSCTACEYCMPCPAGVNIPKNFTFYNNHFMFDKEEDYSLAVPNKEKASNCVECGKCETHCPQGISIRTELKNVKELFE; encoded by the coding sequence ATGTTATATAGAAAGTTTGGAAAGACAAATGAAATGGTTTCAGCTTTGGGGTTTGGGTGTATGAGGCTTCCAATTCTTCCAGGAGGAGATCAATCAAAAATAGATGAGGAAAAATCAATAAAACTTGTCCGCTTCGCGATTGATGAAGGTGTTAACTACATAGATACCGCTTATCCGTACCATGGGACAGGTATGGGTAGTGGTGGAGCAAGTGAACCATTTGTAGCAAAAGTGTTGAAAGATGGATATAGAGAGAAAGTTAAACTAGCTACAAAACTTCCTAGTTGGCTTATAAAAACAAGAGAAGACATGGATAAATTCTTAAATGAGCAATTACAGAGACTTGAGACAGATAGCATAGATTTTTATTTAGTACATGGTCTTAATGTTAAAACATGGTCTGTGCTTAAAGGTCTTGGAATTTCTGAATTTCTAGATGCAGCTATAAAAGATGGAAGAATAAAATATGCAGGATTTTCATTCCATGATAAACTTCCTATTTTTAAAGAAATAGTGGATTATTATGATTGGTCATTCTGTCAAATACAATATAACTATTTAGATGAAAACTTTCAGGCTGGAACAGAAGGATTAGAGTATGCATCTCAAAGGGGTTTGGGAATTACAATTATGGAACCGCTTAGGGGAGGAAAACTCGCAGCTAATCTTCCCAAAGAGGCTATTAATGTTTTTGATAAAGCGGATGTAAAAAGAACACCAGTGGATTGGGCTTTAAGTTGGGTATGGAACCATCCAGAAGTATCAGTTATATTAAGCGGAATGAATGAAATGAATCAAATTACAGAAAATATAAAAACGGCAAGTGAGGTCAAAGTTAATTCATTAACAGATGAAGAATTAAAGATAGTTAGCAAAGTTAAAACTGTTATTGAGGAAAAAGTAAAAGTTAGTTGCACAGCCTGTGAGTATTGCATGCCATGTCCAGCGGGTGTAAATATTCCTAAAAATTTCACTTTCTATAATAACCATTTTATGTTTGACAAAGAGGAGGATTATTCTTTAGCAGTTCCTAATAAGGAAAAAGCATCAAATTGCGTAGAGTGTGGTAAATGTGAAACTCATTGTCCTCAAGGTATTTCAATTCGCACAGAATTAAAGAATGTTAAAGAGTTATTTGAATAG
- a CDS encoding DUF1523 family protein gives MKKKSYLFRNKNFSEFKFGKVIIIFFVIVSVIIFFPHFFRNTYVVTIESKRIIKHDNKDTYLIYTEMQNGDIRVFKNDNSILEFKILSEDMYWGLIINKKYEIKAYGLSIPIFSSYQNIVTAKGVK, from the coding sequence ATGAAAAAAAAATCTTATCTATTTAGAAATAAGAATTTTTCTGAATTTAAGTTCGGAAAAGTAATTATTATTTTTTTTGTAATAGTTAGTGTAATTATATTTTTTCCACATTTCTTTAGAAATACTTATGTAGTAACAATTGAGAGTAAACGAATAATAAAACATGATAATAAGGATACGTATTTAATTTATACGGAAATGCAAAATGGGGATATAAGAGTATTTAAAAATGATAATAGTATATTAGAATTTAAAATATTATCAGAAGATATGTATTGGGGACTTATAATTAATAAAAAATATGAAATTAAAGCATATGGATTGAGTATACCAATATTTTCATCTTATCAAAATATTGTAACAGCTAAAGGGGTAAAATAG
- the crcB gene encoding fluoride efflux transporter CrcB — MTYVFVAVGGAAGSLVRYSLGKFISEKSKHSFPIGTFIINITGALLLGFVSTIGVSSNITLLLGDGFLGAYTTFSTFMYEGFNLFKGKEKLNAFIYILCTLILGIVGYAIGSKIGSL, encoded by the coding sequence ATGACATACGTGTTCGTAGCAGTCGGTGGAGCCGCGGGAAGTTTGGTTAGGTATAGCCTTGGTAAATTTATAAGTGAAAAATCAAAACACTCTTTTCCTATAGGAACTTTTATAATCAATATTACAGGTGCCCTTTTGCTTGGTTTTGTAAGCACAATTGGAGTAAGCAGTAATATAACACTGCTCCTAGGGGATGGTTTCCTGGGTGCATACACAACTTTTTCAACTTTTATGTATGAAGGCTTTAACCTATTTAAGGGAAAAGAAAAACTAAATGCTTTTATATATATTCTATGTACATTAATTTTAGGTATTGTAGGCTATGCTATAGGAAGCAAAATAGGCAGTTTATAA
- the crcB gene encoding fluoride efflux transporter CrcB gives MKKYAFIAIGGMLGAILRYVIKSIHIYHYKEVIPINTLLINISGTFLLSLILTVTFEIYEMDSDIRLGIATGFLGAFTTFSTLCKETVNLINQGYYYSSISYIGFSAMFGLAAAYFGAIVAREVVPIFITRNSPSDVD, from the coding sequence ATGAAAAAGTACGCTTTTATAGCCATCGGTGGTATGCTGGGGGCTATATTAAGATATGTCATAAAAAGCATACACATTTATCATTATAAAGAGGTTATACCAATAAATACTTTGCTAATCAATATTTCTGGTACTTTTCTATTATCCCTTATACTAACGGTTACCTTTGAAATCTATGAAATGGATTCTGATATAAGACTAGGAATTGCTACCGGATTCTTAGGTGCCTTCACAACTTTTTCTACACTTTGCAAAGAAACTGTAAATCTTATAAACCAAGGATACTATTATTCTTCTATATCTTATATTGGCTTCTCAGCAATGTTCGGACTTGCTGCTGCTTACTTTGGAGCTATCGTTGCAAGAGAGGTAGTTCCGATTTTTATAACTAGAAACAGCCCTAGTGATGTAGACTAG
- a CDS encoding tetratricopeptide repeat protein, with protein MSLKKCMNIIAFVLALFIFIVINKLLAFLFIILYLVRTNLATIIYYIGSNKYKRNKIDEAYKYFERAYNVNFSPMKIKLYYIYYLLLRGDLNKSENLLKQLSKKKVSPDDEINIKLNISIVLWKRNNIDEAVTVLMKLYNKYKSSIIYQNLGYFLLLQNNFTKALEINLEAYKFNSSNAGIIDNLATTYYMLGEYDKSLKLYEELMLEKPSFPSAYYYYASTLLNLNKPQEALENLNEALKCNFTFLSAISKEEIDTKIAEIETSIK; from the coding sequence ATGAGTTTAAAAAAATGTATGAATATTATAGCTTTTGTTTTAGCATTATTTATCTTCATAGTGATAAATAAATTATTAGCCTTTCTTTTTATTATTTTATATTTAGTACGTACGAATCTTGCAACAATTATTTATTATATTGGAAGCAATAAATATAAAAGGAATAAAATTGATGAAGCTTATAAATACTTCGAGAGGGCCTATAATGTAAATTTCTCACCTATGAAAATAAAATTATACTACATATACTATTTGCTTTTAAGAGGTGACTTAAATAAGTCAGAAAATTTATTGAAACAACTTTCAAAGAAAAAAGTATCTCCTGATGATGAAATTAATATAAAGCTCAATATATCAATTGTCTTGTGGAAAAGAAATAATATAGATGAAGCAGTTACTGTACTTATGAAATTATATAATAAATATAAATCCTCTATTATATATCAAAATCTAGGTTACTTTTTGCTTTTACAAAATAATTTTACTAAAGCTCTAGAGATAAATCTTGAAGCATATAAATTCAATTCATCAAATGCAGGCATAATAGATAATTTAGCAACTACCTATTATATGTTAGGTGAATATGATAAATCTTTAAAACTATATGAAGAATTAATGTTAGAGAAACCCTCTTTTCCATCAGCGTATTATTACTATGCATCTACTCTGTTAAATTTAAATAAACCTCAAGAAGCACTTGAAAATTTAAATGAAGCCTTAAAGTGCAATTTTACATTTTTAAGTGCTATATCGAAAGAGGAAATAGATACTAAAATAGCTGAAATTGAAACTTCAATAAAATAG
- a CDS encoding DUF7402 domain-containing protein yields MKDEKSTLRIEIKDESNITISEMSGMEEISLIHTKKYKKGDKVCFTNLSGNKYLVINIDNELSEALIYVPGNILEFSIPFGDDSIPYSLCSFKGSNHTIDMRIATNEEIYCYRNLAKNVMDKSCDTTYYPHVTANVETSSEAIFAARNTIDGKTNNQGHGVWPYESWGTGQREDAELLLDFGREVEVDKIALYLRADFPHDTYWDDITIVFSDGTQKNVRPIKTSDAQSIEFDKKRISWVKLMDFKMADEPSEIAALTEIEVYGTDIKVI; encoded by the coding sequence ATGAAAGATGAAAAAAGTACGCTAAGAATAGAGATAAAAGATGAATCTAATATAACTATAAGTGAAATGTCTGGGATGGAAGAAATTTCGCTCATACACACTAAAAAATATAAAAAGGGGGATAAAGTTTGTTTTACTAATTTATCTGGTAATAAATATTTAGTTATTAATATAGATAATGAATTATCAGAAGCGTTAATATATGTTCCGGGAAATATACTAGAATTTTCTATACCGTTTGGGGATGATTCCATACCGTATTCATTATGTTCATTTAAGGGTAGCAATCATACTATTGATATGCGTATTGCGACAAATGAAGAAATTTATTGTTATAGAAATCTTGCGAAAAATGTAATGGATAAGAGTTGTGATACAACATATTATCCCCATGTTACGGCAAATGTTGAGACTAGTAGTGAGGCGATTTTTGCTGCTCGAAATACAATTGATGGGAAAACAAATAATCAGGGGCATGGAGTATGGCCATATGAATCTTGGGGAACAGGGCAAAGAGAAGATGCAGAGTTACTTCTAGATTTTGGTAGAGAAGTAGAGGTGGATAAAATTGCTTTATACCTAAGAGCAGATTTCCCGCATGATACTTATTGGGATGATATAACAATAGTATTTTCTGATGGAACCCAAAAGAATGTACGACCTATAAAAACAAGTGATGCTCAATCTATTGAGTTTGACAAAAAAAGAATTAGTTGGGTTAAATTAATGGATTTTAAGATGGCTGATGAACCATCAGAAATTGCGGCGCTAACAGAAATTGAAGTTTATGGCACTGATATTAAAGTGATATAA
- a CDS encoding NlpC/P60 family protein, with product MNKKIISAMMALTLTMSIGYTSVYADTASDKAKIKQVQTQRSGLETKVEMMDSQIEKIMSKINSNEKNINNTQNNIKQSKINIAKAEDDIKAEQVLYDKRMRVMYMNGTSSYVDILLDSKGIENFISRLEDVKTIINFDQKIIDDLQTKKEAINLKKVALDKENTKLLSLRVDNKNTLSGLTKQKAAQDVLVAQLNTQEAKYTAQLVADQAAAAKQVALAKQAVTDAKNATEARQAAAENQAASANQYALNQSTGQTPSISPSRGGSGASSNALISYASQFLGLPYVWGGTSPTNGFDCSGFTQYVFAHFGVDIPRVSEDQQNVGTLVSRENLQPGDLVFFGTPAHHVGIYVGNGNMINAPHTGAVLRIQSLNSDFTYGRRVR from the coding sequence TTGAACAAAAAAATTATTTCAGCCATGATGGCACTTACTTTAACTATGAGCATTGGATACACTAGCGTATACGCAGATACTGCTTCTGATAAGGCAAAAATAAAGCAGGTTCAAACTCAAAGAAGTGGTCTTGAAACTAAAGTAGAGATGATGGATAGTCAAATTGAAAAAATTATGTCTAAAATCAATAGTAATGAAAAAAATATAAATAATACACAAAATAATATTAAACAATCTAAAATAAATATCGCAAAAGCAGAAGATGATATTAAAGCAGAACAAGTACTCTATGATAAAAGAATGAGAGTAATGTATATGAATGGTACATCAAGTTATGTAGATATTTTACTAGACTCAAAGGGTATAGAGAATTTTATATCTAGATTAGAAGATGTAAAAACCATAATAAACTTTGACCAAAAGATTATTGATGATTTGCAAACAAAAAAGGAAGCAATTAATTTAAAGAAGGTAGCATTAGATAAAGAAAATACAAAATTGTTATCTTTAAGAGTTGACAATAAAAATACATTAAGCGGTTTAACTAAACAAAAAGCAGCACAAGATGTATTGGTAGCTCAATTAAATACCCAAGAAGCTAAGTATACGGCGCAACTAGTAGCAGACCAAGCGGCTGCAGCAAAACAAGTAGCACTTGCAAAGCAAGCAGTTACAGATGCAAAAAATGCGACTGAGGCAAGACAAGCTGCGGCAGAGAATCAAGCTGCATCAGCAAATCAATATGCACTAAACCAATCAACAGGTCAGACTCCTAGTATAAGTCCTTCTAGAGGTGGATCAGGAGCTTCATCTAATGCACTTATATCATATGCTTCACAATTTTTAGGACTTCCTTATGTTTGGGGTGGTACAAGCCCTACAAATGGTTTTGATTGCTCAGGATTTACACAGTATGTGTTCGCACATTTCGGAGTAGACATACCAAGAGTTTCAGAAGATCAACAAAATGTAGGTACACTTGTATCTAGAGAAAATCTTCAACCAGGAGACTTGGTGTTTTTTGGAACACCAGCTCATCATGTAGGAATATATGTTGGAAATGGTAATATGATAAATGCACCTCATACAGGAGCTGTACTTAGAATTCAATCACTAAATAGTGACTTTACATATGGACGTAGGGTTAGATAA
- a CDS encoding ABC transporter ATP-binding protein: MLEIKNFSKVYKGGKKAVDHFNLTVEAGDIYGFIGHNGAGKSTMIKAIAGVLDFEEGEIFVDGHSVQKFPLECKKVIAYIPDNPDLYEHLTGIQYLNFISDIFKVGKEEREERIRKYGVLFEITSVLGDLISSYSHGMKQKLALISALIHKPKLLLLDEPFVGLDPKASLILKNTMHEICKQGSAIFFSTHVLDVAEKLCNKIAIIKDGKLVEAGATETLIKNQSLESLYMKVAENEQ; the protein is encoded by the coding sequence ATGTTAGAAATTAAAAATTTTTCAAAGGTATATAAGGGTGGGAAAAAAGCCGTGGATCATTTTAATCTTACAGTGGAAGCTGGAGATATTTATGGGTTTATAGGTCATAATGGAGCTGGAAAGAGCACAATGATAAAAGCTATTGCAGGGGTACTTGATTTTGAAGAAGGAGAGATTTTTGTTGACGGACATTCAGTACAAAAATTTCCGTTAGAGTGTAAAAAAGTAATCGCCTATATACCAGATAATCCAGATTTATACGAGCATTTAACGGGAATTCAATATTTGAATTTTATCTCGGATATTTTTAAAGTTGGAAAAGAGGAGAGGGAAGAGCGTATTCGGAAATACGGTGTATTATTTGAAATTACTAGTGTACTCGGAGACTTGATTTCTTCTTATTCACATGGAATGAAACAGAAACTTGCTTTAATTTCTGCCCTAATTCATAAACCTAAATTACTATTGCTAGATGAACCGTTTGTAGGATTAGATCCAAAAGCATCTCTGATATTAAAAAATACGATGCATGAAATATGTAAACAAGGAAGTGCTATTTTCTTCTCTACCCATGTGCTTGATGTTGCGGAGAAGCTTTGTAATAAAATTGCGATTATTAAAGATGGAAAGCTTGTTGAAGCAGGAGCTACAGAAACCTTAATTAAAAATCAATCATTAGAATCACTCTATATGAAGGTGGCAGAAAATGAACAATAG